A DNA window from Prochlorococcus marinus XMU1406 contains the following coding sequences:
- the era gene encoding GTPase Era: MSNYRSGFVTLLGRPNVGKSTLINKLIGEKITITSPIAQTTRNKLKGILTTDNGQIIFVDTPGVHKPHHRLGEILVKNAKSAINGVDMVIFVIDSSEEPGRGDEYILNFLIANKTEFIVALNKWDLVNKEFRSLRLDQYRRFFGINRNFQIVSASQGEGCSELVDMALNFLPEGPKLYGEETICDQPLDNLLSDLVREQVLINTREEVPHSVAVKIEKREEMKRKNGKVFTAILATIIVERSTQKGILIGKKGSMLKMIGQSARSNMSKLIDGPVHLELFVKVVPSWRKKESRLIEFGYEEDF, encoded by the coding sequence TTGTCCAATTATAGATCTGGGTTTGTAACTTTACTAGGAAGGCCAAATGTCGGTAAATCTACTTTAATAAATAAATTGATTGGAGAAAAAATAACAATTACTTCTCCAATAGCGCAAACTACTAGAAATAAATTAAAAGGAATACTTACTACAGACAATGGGCAAATAATTTTTGTTGATACGCCAGGTGTTCATAAACCTCATCATCGACTTGGAGAGATATTAGTAAAAAATGCAAAATCTGCAATTAATGGAGTTGATATGGTAATTTTTGTAATTGATTCAAGTGAAGAACCTGGTAGAGGTGATGAATATATTTTGAACTTTTTAATCGCAAATAAAACTGAGTTTATTGTTGCCTTAAATAAGTGGGATTTGGTTAATAAAGAATTTAGGAGTTTACGATTGGATCAATATAGAAGATTTTTTGGAATTAATAGAAACTTTCAAATTGTAAGTGCTTCTCAAGGAGAAGGATGTTCTGAACTAGTTGATATGGCACTTAATTTTCTTCCAGAGGGACCAAAACTTTATGGCGAAGAGACTATTTGCGATCAACCATTAGATAACTTATTATCTGATTTAGTAAGAGAGCAGGTATTAATAAATACAAGAGAAGAGGTACCACATAGTGTCGCAGTAAAGATAGAAAAGAGAGAGGAAATGAAAAGAAAAAATGGCAAAGTTTTTACAGCTATTTTGGCTACTATTATTGTTGAAAGATCAACTCAAAAAGGCATTCTTATTGGAAAGAAAGGTTCAATGTTAAAAATGATTGGTCAGTCAGCAAGATCAAATATGTCAAAATTAATTGATGGTCCAGTTCACCTAGAGTTGTTTGTGAAAGTTGTTCCAAGTTGGAGAAAAAAAGAATCAAGGTTAATTGAGTTTGGTTATGAGGAAGATTTCTAA
- a CDS encoding Bax inhibitor-1/YccA family protein, translating to MPASSNFNQAIREAQTSSIVGPNVVQKALPYVGGGMVLTSLGVLAGISLIATNPGLFQPLSIVALIAELILFFIATSAANNANNAKALPLLTAFSLLTGFTLSGIVALAIGTIGIGSVGTAALATGITFVIASYTGQRMSDSVGQALSGVVGLGLIGLLIAMFVQLIGGFFAPGVFGGSGLELIIAGFGTVLFVAMSFVDFYTMPRRYNDDQYLAGALGMYLTYINLFVFILRLMIALQGGGRRD from the coding sequence ATGCCAGCAAGTAGTAATTTTAATCAAGCTATTCGTGAAGCGCAAACCAGTTCAATAGTTGGACCTAATGTTGTTCAAAAAGCTTTACCTTACGTAGGCGGAGGAATGGTGCTAACTTCCTTAGGCGTTTTGGCAGGTATCTCACTGATAGCAACAAATCCTGGACTTTTCCAGCCTCTCTCAATAGTTGCTTTAATTGCAGAATTGATATTGTTTTTTATAGCCACAAGCGCTGCAAATAATGCAAATAATGCAAAAGCCTTGCCTTTACTAACGGCATTTAGTTTGTTAACTGGATTCACTTTAAGTGGAATTGTAGCTTTAGCTATAGGAACAATCGGTATTGGTTCGGTTGGAACAGCTGCTTTAGCTACAGGTATAACTTTCGTTATTGCATCCTACACTGGCCAAAGAATGAGTGATAGTGTTGGTCAAGCACTAAGTGGAGTAGTTGGTCTTGGGTTGATAGGACTACTCATAGCGATGTTTGTCCAATTAATTGGAGGATTTTTTGCTCCAGGTGTTTTTGGAGGTTCAGGACTTGAATTGATAATTGCAGGGTTTGGAACTGTCTTATTTGTTGCTATGTCTTTCGTGGATTTCTATACAATGCCAAGAAGATATAATGATGATCAATACCTCGCAGGTGCTTTAGGTATGTATTTAACTTATATAAATCTCTTTGTTTTTATATTAAGACTAATGATTGCACTTCAAGGCGGCGGAAGAAGAGACTAA
- a CDS encoding PhoH family protein gives MKEVSKTGHFTIDLPSSDAATALSGPGNSFLKKFESLTGVSLTIRGLQLEMNGVISNIERASALVELTRPIWEQGLEVPEVDLKAALSSLNMGESSSHAELGKKVLARSKEGRYLRPRTIRQKEYVESIENFDLTFAIGPAGTGKTFLATVCAARLLNEKKIEKIILTRPAVEAGESLGFLPGDLQQKVDPYLRPLFDSLHSIFGFDRTNSLIDKGIIEVAPLAFMRGRTLDNSLIILDEAQNTTCSQMRMFLTRLGERSKMVVNGDITQIDLKKDQESGLIEASRIFSETPGIKFCYLNVEDVVRHPLVQKIIEAYQ, from the coding sequence ATGAAGGAAGTTTCCAAAACTGGTCACTTCACTATAGATTTGCCAAGCTCTGATGCCGCTACAGCATTATCTGGACCGGGTAATTCTTTTTTAAAAAAGTTTGAATCTCTTACAGGAGTTTCTTTAACTATAAGAGGTTTACAACTTGAGATGAACGGTGTCATATCTAACATTGAGAGAGCGTCAGCATTAGTAGAGCTGACAAGACCAATTTGGGAACAAGGGTTAGAAGTCCCAGAAGTAGATCTTAAAGCGGCTTTAAGTTCTCTAAATATGGGAGAGTCGTCTTCGCATGCTGAACTTGGAAAAAAAGTTCTTGCGCGTTCCAAAGAAGGAAGATATTTAAGACCAAGAACTATAAGGCAAAAAGAATATGTTGAATCAATTGAAAACTTTGATCTTACGTTCGCAATTGGTCCAGCTGGAACTGGCAAGACATTTTTAGCAACTGTTTGCGCAGCAAGATTATTGAACGAGAAAAAAATTGAAAAAATCATCTTAACCAGACCAGCTGTAGAAGCCGGCGAAAGTTTAGGATTTCTGCCTGGTGATTTGCAACAAAAAGTAGATCCATATTTAAGACCCCTATTTGATTCTTTACATAGTATTTTCGGGTTTGATAGAACGAATTCTTTAATCGATAAAGGAATTATTGAAGTTGCTCCTTTAGCATTTATGAGAGGAAGAACCTTAGATAATTCATTGATTATCTTGGATGAAGCACAAAACACAACTTGCTCTCAAATGAGAATGTTTTTAACCAGATTAGGTGAAAGATCTAAAATGGTTGTAAACGGTGATATTACGCAAATTGATTTAAAAAAAGATCAGGAAAGCGGCCTTATCGAAGCATCGAGAATTTTCTCTGAAACTCCAGGTATAAAATTTTGCTATTTAAATGTTGAAGATGTAGTTCGTCATCCTTTAGTGCAGAAAATCATTGAGGCTTATCAATAA
- the rpsP gene encoding 30S ribosomal protein S16: protein MIKLRLKRFGKKKEASFRIVACNSTSRRDGRPLQELGFYNPRTKETRLDTEALRTRLIQGAQPTDVVRSLLEKGGLLEKKERPSIAIGKAKIEQEKVAKAKTKDEENDSNEAVSDSNEAES from the coding sequence ATGATTAAATTGCGCCTTAAGCGCTTTGGAAAGAAAAAAGAGGCAAGTTTCAGAATTGTTGCATGCAATAGTACTTCCAGAAGAGATGGTAGACCTCTACAAGAACTAGGTTTTTATAACCCAAGAACTAAAGAAACTAGGCTTGATACAGAAGCTTTAAGAACAAGACTTATTCAGGGTGCTCAGCCAACTGATGTTGTAAGATCTTTATTGGAAAAAGGCGGTTTATTAGAAAAAAAAGAGAGGCCCTCTATCGCTATTGGTAAGGCTAAGATAGAGCAGGAAAAAGTTGCTAAAGCCAAAACTAAAGACGAAGAAAATGATAGTAATGAAGCTGTAAGCGATAGTAATGAAGCTGAAAGCTAG
- the ffh gene encoding signal recognition particle protein, with protein MFDELSSRFEDAVKGLRGEAKISENNINDALNQVKRALLDADVSLSVVKDFISDVKDKAIGEEVVRGVNPGQKFIEVVNKELISIMGNENSPLNENENSPTVILMAGLQGAGKTTATGKLGLYLKEKEKKVLLVAADIYRPAAVEQLKTLGSQYELEVFSAKEKNSKPEEITKDALNYANKNNFNSIIIDTAGRLQIDDSMMSEMVRIKEVSNPDEVLLVVDSMIGQEAADLTKSFHEKVGISGAILTKLDGDSRGGAALSIRKISGKPIKFIGVGEKIEALQPFHPERMASRILGMGDVLTLVEKAQKEVELADAEAMQKKLQEATFDFNDFVKQMRLIKRMGSLGGLIKLIPGMNKIDDGMIKDGEDQLKKIESMISSMTLEEKQKPEVLAAQPSRRQRIAQGSGYEAKDVDKVLADFQRMRGFMKQMSNGGMPGMGGMPGMGGMPGMGGMPGMGGMPGMGGNKQMKKQKNNKKKKGFADL; from the coding sequence ATGTTTGATGAACTATCATCACGCTTTGAAGACGCAGTAAAAGGTTTAAGAGGCGAAGCAAAAATTAGTGAAAACAATATCAATGATGCCTTGAATCAGGTAAAAAGAGCACTTCTTGATGCAGATGTTAGTTTATCTGTAGTAAAAGATTTTATATCAGATGTTAAAGATAAAGCTATCGGAGAAGAAGTTGTTAGGGGCGTAAACCCAGGTCAAAAATTTATTGAGGTTGTAAATAAAGAATTGATTAGCATCATGGGGAATGAGAATTCTCCATTAAACGAAAATGAAAATAGCCCCACTGTTATTTTAATGGCAGGACTTCAGGGAGCTGGTAAAACAACTGCAACAGGGAAATTAGGCCTTTATTTAAAGGAAAAAGAAAAAAAGGTTCTTTTAGTGGCTGCAGATATTTATCGACCAGCAGCTGTAGAACAACTTAAAACATTAGGAAGTCAATATGAATTAGAAGTTTTTTCAGCTAAAGAAAAAAATAGCAAACCAGAAGAGATAACGAAGGATGCATTGAATTATGCGAATAAAAATAATTTTAATTCGATCATTATTGACACTGCAGGAAGATTGCAAATTGATGATTCAATGATGAGTGAAATGGTTCGGATAAAAGAAGTTTCTAATCCTGATGAAGTTTTACTTGTTGTTGATTCTATGATTGGACAAGAAGCTGCTGACTTGACAAAGTCATTTCATGAAAAAGTGGGCATTTCAGGGGCGATACTAACCAAGTTGGATGGCGATTCAAGAGGAGGAGCTGCTTTATCAATAAGAAAAATAAGTGGTAAACCTATTAAATTTATTGGTGTAGGCGAAAAAATAGAGGCACTACAACCATTCCATCCAGAGAGAATGGCTAGCAGAATTTTAGGTATGGGTGATGTATTGACACTTGTTGAAAAAGCCCAAAAGGAAGTTGAGCTCGCTGATGCAGAAGCTATGCAAAAGAAACTTCAAGAAGCAACTTTTGATTTTAATGATTTTGTTAAGCAAATGAGATTAATTAAAAGGATGGGATCACTTGGTGGATTAATAAAATTAATACCTGGTATGAATAAAATTGATGATGGGATGATAAAAGATGGAGAAGATCAACTCAAGAAAATAGAATCTATGATCTCTTCAATGACTCTTGAAGAGAAACAAAAACCTGAGGTTCTTGCTGCTCAGCCTTCAAGAAGACAAAGAATTGCTCAGGGTAGTGGCTATGAAGCAAAAGATGTAGATAAAGTATTAGCTGATTTTCAAAGAATGAGAGGCTTTATGAAACAAATGTCGAACGGAGGAATGCCAGGAATGGGAGGAATGCCAGGAATGGGAGGAATGCCAGGAATGGGAGGAATGCCAGGAATGGGAGGAATGCCAGGAATGGGAGGTAATAAACAAATGAAAAAACAAAAAAATAATAAAAAGAAAAAAGGTTTTGCAGATTTGTAG
- a CDS encoding IMS domain-containing protein has product MELPLDHFRLIGVSPSATSEEILRAFQLRLDKTPDEGFTYEVLTQRSELLRLTADLLTDPESRREYENLMLNGKSGLEFSSNREVAGLILLWESGSPKEAFKITRKALQPPQTPALGSSREADLTLLAALTARDSAIQEQQLRSYSNAADFLHEGIQLLQRMGKLGDIRKELEEDLVALLPYRILDLLSRDLNDQESHKKGLGMLENLITKRGGLEGNNKSEYKDYLNQQEFEAFFQQIKPFLTVQEQIDLFLVLQKRGSLEAGFLAFLSLTAIGFSRRKPEKLFEARRILKKLNLSGLDSMPLIGCLDLLLADIDQASARFSSSSDENLRDWLNNFPGNKLEAICLFCKNWLENDVLVGYRDIDSKEVDLDSWFEDREIQEFIEKLEIKSNKIAIRSNFQNQQIEKEFSTKTTEDFDNTLVNNDERRLPWPGGIKQDYEQVEIKENEFNEEYFKKKPIEFYNFLIEKIAELKFNFGEFLKDKEIINRSPYLIYIYAFFFLFAFGIGIGFLRNNLKKSIQEGAIAEKTLIAIDKKQKLSEKDIAKEIKKNPSSKLDSIPEKSTSVISYEFKELNTPSPSLEDIRNLINGWLLSKSNYLSGKSEINLSKFVSKGLIDRTIEERQNDIKKGIYKEINSQIRKIDLDSQTSSRIVVLVELNYLERIVKNSGEFVNETSLIPLKVKYILGFSNKSWKLVDFVSGL; this is encoded by the coding sequence TTGGAACTTCCTTTAGACCATTTTCGTTTAATTGGCGTAAGCCCCTCTGCAACTTCTGAGGAAATATTAAGGGCGTTTCAATTGCGGTTAGATAAAACACCAGATGAAGGTTTTACTTATGAAGTTTTAACCCAAAGATCTGAGTTGCTGCGCCTTACTGCCGATCTACTTACAGATCCAGAAAGCAGAAGAGAGTACGAAAATTTAATGTTAAATGGAAAATCTGGATTAGAGTTTTCCTCAAATAGAGAAGTAGCAGGATTAATACTTCTTTGGGAATCGGGTTCACCAAAAGAAGCTTTTAAAATTACGAGAAAAGCATTGCAGCCCCCACAAACTCCAGCTTTAGGAAGTAGTAGAGAAGCTGATCTAACATTATTGGCTGCTTTAACAGCTAGAGATTCTGCAATTCAAGAACAACAGCTTAGATCCTATTCGAACGCGGCTGACTTTTTACATGAGGGTATACAACTTCTACAAAGAATGGGAAAGCTTGGAGATATAAGAAAAGAACTCGAAGAAGATTTGGTTGCTCTTCTTCCCTATAGAATCCTAGATCTACTTAGTAGGGATCTAAATGATCAAGAATCGCATAAAAAAGGCTTAGGTATGTTGGAAAATTTAATAACCAAAAGAGGCGGTTTGGAAGGTAATAATAAATCTGAATATAAAGATTATTTAAATCAGCAAGAGTTTGAAGCTTTTTTTCAACAAATTAAGCCATTTTTGACAGTGCAAGAACAGATTGATTTGTTTCTTGTATTACAAAAAAGAGGATCATTAGAAGCTGGATTTTTAGCTTTTCTATCCTTAACAGCTATTGGTTTCTCTAGAAGAAAGCCGGAAAAATTATTTGAAGCTAGGAGAATTTTAAAGAAACTAAATTTATCCGGTCTTGATTCAATGCCTTTAATTGGTTGTTTAGACTTGCTTTTAGCTGATATTGACCAGGCTTCTGCAAGGTTTTCAAGTAGTTCTGATGAAAATTTACGAGATTGGCTTAATAATTTTCCTGGAAATAAATTAGAGGCGATATGTCTTTTCTGTAAAAATTGGTTAGAGAATGATGTTTTAGTTGGTTATAGAGATATTGACTCAAAAGAGGTGGATTTAGATTCTTGGTTTGAAGATAGGGAAATTCAAGAATTTATTGAAAAATTAGAAATCAAATCAAATAAAATTGCAATTAGATCAAATTTTCAAAACCAACAAATTGAGAAGGAATTTTCTACAAAAACGACTGAAGATTTTGATAATACATTAGTTAATAATGATGAAAGGAGATTACCTTGGCCTGGTGGCATAAAACAAGATTATGAACAGGTAGAGATCAAAGAAAACGAATTCAACGAGGAATACTTTAAGAAAAAACCAATAGAGTTTTATAATTTTTTAATTGAAAAAATTGCTGAATTAAAGTTTAATTTTGGCGAATTCTTGAAGGATAAAGAGATTATCAATCGGTCACCTTATTTGATTTATATTTATGCGTTTTTCTTCTTATTTGCATTTGGCATTGGTATTGGATTTTTAAGAAATAATTTAAAAAAGTCAATTCAGGAAGGAGCTATTGCTGAAAAAACTTTAATTGCCATAGATAAAAAGCAAAAGCTTAGTGAGAAAGATATTGCTAAAGAAATAAAAAAAAATCCCTCAAGCAAATTGGATTCTATTCCTGAGAAGTCTACTTCAGTCATTTCCTATGAATTCAAAGAACTTAATACCCCTTCACCTTCTTTGGAAGATATAAGGAATTTAATTAATGGATGGCTTCTAAGTAAAAGTAATTACTTATCGGGAAAGAGTGAAATTAATCTCTCTAAGTTTGTTAGTAAAGGTCTAATTGATCGTACAATCGAAGAAAGACAGAACGATATCAAGAAGGGTATTTATAAAGAAATTAATTCCCAAATTCGTAAGATTGATTTGGACTCGCAAACGTCATCTCGGATAGTTGTTTTAGTGGAATTAAATTATCTAGAGAGAATAGTAAAGAATTCTGGAGAATTTGTTAATGAAACATCATTGATTCCTCTTAAAGTTAAATATATTTTGGGTTTTTCAAATAAATCATGGAAATTGGTTGATTTCGTTAGTGGTTTGTAA
- the pdhA gene encoding pyruvate dehydrogenase (acetyl-transferring) E1 component subunit alpha: MLTNQNFVKVFFLETHVERISNLQDIKKAKLDRETGLFLYEDMTLGRRFEDKCAEMYYRGKMFGFVHLYNGQEAISTGVIGAMKKKHDWFCSTYRDHVHALSAGVPSFEVMSELFGKATGCSKGRGGSMHLFSREHHLLGGYAFIGEGIPVALGSAFSSKYKKEVAGNSTSDAVTAAFFGDGTCNNGQFFECLNMAQLWKLPIIFVVENNKWAIGMAHDRATSNPEIWRKASAFGMHGEEVDGMDVLAVRGAAQRAIERARAGEGPTLLECLTYRYRGHSLADPDELRSEKEKEFWGKRDPIKKLAQEIIDGKFATEEELKIIEKKIDAEISDSVKNAIEAPEPPSKELTKYIWAED; encoded by the coding sequence ATGTTAACAAATCAAAACTTCGTTAAGGTATTTTTCTTGGAAACACACGTAGAGAGAATCTCAAATCTTCAAGACATTAAAAAAGCCAAATTAGATCGAGAAACCGGATTATTTCTTTATGAAGACATGACGCTTGGTCGTAGGTTCGAAGATAAGTGTGCAGAAATGTATTACAGAGGAAAAATGTTTGGTTTTGTTCATTTATATAACGGTCAAGAGGCTATAAGCACGGGAGTAATTGGCGCCATGAAAAAGAAACATGATTGGTTTTGTAGTACCTATCGCGATCATGTTCATGCACTAAGTGCGGGTGTTCCCTCATTTGAAGTTATGAGTGAACTTTTTGGTAAAGCTACTGGTTGTAGCAAAGGGCGAGGTGGATCCATGCACTTATTTTCAAGAGAGCATCACTTACTCGGAGGATATGCATTTATTGGAGAGGGAATTCCAGTTGCTTTAGGGTCAGCCTTTTCAAGTAAATACAAAAAAGAAGTTGCTGGTAATAGTACTAGTGATGCAGTAACTGCAGCATTCTTTGGAGATGGGACTTGCAATAATGGGCAGTTTTTTGAATGTTTAAATATGGCCCAGTTATGGAAATTACCCATAATTTTTGTTGTTGAAAATAATAAATGGGCTATTGGTATGGCTCACGATAGAGCTACTAGCAATCCTGAAATCTGGAGAAAAGCATCTGCTTTTGGTATGCACGGCGAAGAAGTTGATGGTATGGATGTATTAGCAGTTCGAGGGGCCGCACAAAGAGCAATTGAACGAGCTAGAGCAGGAGAAGGGCCCACACTTCTAGAATGTCTGACCTATAGATACAGAGGGCATTCACTTGCAGATCCAGATGAATTAAGGTCTGAAAAAGAGAAGGAGTTTTGGGGGAAAAGAGATCCTATTAAGAAATTAGCTCAAGAAATTATTGATGGTAAATTCGCAACGGAAGAAGAATTAAAAATTATTGAAAAGAAAATTGATGCAGAGATATCTGATTCTGTTAAAAATGCTATCGAAGCACCTGAACCTCCTTCAAAAGAATTAACTAAATATATTTGGGCAGAAGATTAG
- a CDS encoding RpoD/SigA family RNA polymerase sigma factor, with protein sequence MVSSLPIQEEAPKRRSNDPISWYLQNIGRVPLLTPAEEIELGNQVQKMMILTEDGQLNEKINEFTTQQKRIIKIGRRAKERMMKANLRLVVSVAKKYQGKGLELLDLVQEGSLGLERAVEKFDPTRGYKFSTYAFWWIRQSMTRAIACQSRTIRLPVHLSERLASIRKVSRDLAHKLGAMPSRIEIAEAMEIDVEELDSVLRQALSTSSLDAPVNGDDGRSFLGDLIADTNNEEPLDQVEQKMHQEQLGKWLSHLSEQEQHVLKLRFGLDANERHTLAEIGRLLEVSRERVRQVELKALRKLRNLTRKLPSGI encoded by the coding sequence ATGGTTTCATCGTTACCAATTCAAGAAGAAGCACCCAAGAGAAGAAGTAATGATCCAATAAGTTGGTATCTGCAAAATATTGGGAGAGTTCCGTTATTAACACCTGCAGAGGAGATTGAATTGGGTAATCAAGTCCAGAAAATGATGATTCTTACAGAAGATGGACAACTAAATGAAAAGATTAATGAATTTACAACTCAGCAAAAAAGAATAATAAAAATTGGCAGAAGAGCCAAAGAAAGAATGATGAAAGCTAATTTAAGATTAGTTGTCAGTGTGGCAAAAAAATATCAAGGTAAAGGACTAGAACTTCTTGACCTAGTACAAGAAGGTTCTCTTGGGTTAGAGAGGGCTGTTGAAAAATTTGATCCGACAAGAGGATATAAGTTTTCTACTTACGCTTTTTGGTGGATTAGACAGAGTATGACAAGAGCAATTGCATGTCAATCAAGAACAATTCGATTACCTGTTCACCTAAGTGAAAGGTTGGCTTCCATTCGAAAAGTTAGTAGAGATTTGGCTCATAAACTTGGTGCTATGCCAAGCAGAATTGAAATTGCGGAGGCGATGGAAATTGATGTTGAAGAATTGGATTCTGTTTTAAGACAAGCCTTATCTACAAGTAGTTTAGATGCTCCAGTAAATGGTGATGATGGAAGGAGCTTTTTAGGTGATTTGATTGCAGATACTAATAATGAAGAACCTTTAGATCAAGTTGAACAAAAAATGCATCAAGAGCAACTTGGGAAGTGGTTAAGTCATTTGAGTGAGCAAGAGCAACATGTTCTCAAATTAAGGTTTGGACTTGATGCAAATGAGAGACATACGCTTGCTGAAATTGGAAGATTATTAGAAGTCTCGAGAGAAAGAGTAAGACAAGTTGAACTTAAGGCACTAAGAAAATTAAGAAATTTAACTAGAAAATTACCTAGTGGTATTTAA
- a CDS encoding NAD(P)H-hydrate epimerase, with translation MNEIGWPTIDSKNLIVDSKQMLILEKEMFSDGMPQEALMEKAGIQISRWLMKRKSLLKHGITVLIGPGHNGGDGAVIARELFLKGFLVQVWSPFPIRKTLTNNHLNYLTSIGVTKLVAPPDANGKELWIDAVFGNNQTRKVDNKLIKLFNQKFHNKYGKIISIDIPTGLCPDKGKPFLDNAVKADYTLAIGLNKIGLTQDSALPYIGELNHIDIGLPISKLSKVDKKIFKVTYKDLKNIDLPSLPKNFNKYKRGRTLLIAGSEKYPGAAYLALKGAISSGAGFISAVLPRTVAESFWQVAPEIVLKEAMQSNHNGNASLFSALKNIDLSAFDSLAVGPGIGIDNDDWQKSEDYLLGFGGLLILDADALNRISESKLGANFFLERKFKTWITPHRKEFRRLFPDIKSDTNVGLAFEAAKEFNISILLKGANSIVADNKKVWQLFGTDSQTARAGLGDLLSGFIAGSSAIDLTFCRNITTDFFARYVLLHSFSASKCKKGSNASAIGDELSKLMRNRKMRQIS, from the coding sequence ATGAATGAAATTGGATGGCCAACAATTGATTCAAAAAATTTAATTGTTGATTCAAAGCAAATGTTGATATTAGAGAAAGAAATGTTTTCTGATGGAATGCCACAAGAAGCATTGATGGAAAAAGCTGGTATCCAAATTAGTAGATGGCTCATGAAAAGGAAATCTCTCCTAAAACATGGAATAACTGTTTTGATAGGGCCTGGTCATAATGGTGGTGATGGTGCTGTAATAGCTAGAGAGCTTTTTTTGAAAGGTTTTTTAGTTCAGGTATGGAGTCCATTTCCGATTAGAAAAACTTTAACAAATAACCACCTTAATTATCTTACATCTATTGGTGTCACAAAATTAGTAGCCCCCCCTGATGCAAATGGCAAAGAACTCTGGATCGATGCGGTTTTTGGTAATAATCAAACAAGAAAAGTTGATAATAAATTAATTAAGCTATTTAATCAAAAATTTCATAACAAATATGGAAAGATAATAAGCATTGATATTCCAACAGGATTATGTCCTGATAAAGGAAAGCCTTTTTTAGATAATGCAGTAAAGGCAGACTACACCTTAGCTATAGGTCTTAATAAAATTGGGTTAACACAAGATTCTGCTTTACCTTATATTGGAGAACTGAACCATATAGATATTGGTTTACCTATTAGTAAATTGTCCAAAGTTGATAAAAAGATTTTTAAGGTTACTTATAAAGATTTAAAAAATATTGATTTACCTTCTTTACCAAAAAATTTCAACAAATATAAAAGAGGTAGAACATTACTAATAGCCGGAAGTGAAAAATATCCTGGCGCTGCATACTTAGCATTAAAAGGGGCTATATCAAGTGGAGCAGGCTTTATCTCTGCGGTCTTGCCTCGGACAGTTGCTGAATCTTTTTGGCAAGTTGCCCCAGAAATAGTTTTAAAAGAAGCTATGCAATCTAACCATAACGGAAATGCATCTTTATTTAGTGCATTAAAGAATATTGATTTAAGTGCATTTGATTCATTAGCAGTTGGCCCAGGAATAGGAATTGATAATGATGATTGGCAAAAATCAGAAGATTATCTTTTAGGTTTTGGAGGATTATTGATCTTGGATGCAGATGCACTTAATAGAATTTCGGAATCTAAGTTAGGGGCAAATTTCTTTTTAGAAAGGAAATTTAAAACATGGATCACACCACATAGGAAAGAATTTAGAAGGCTATTCCCTGATATCAAATCAGATACAAATGTTGGGCTAGCTTTTGAAGCAGCAAAAGAATTTAACATTAGTATTTTATTAAAGGGAGCTAACAGCATAGTTGCAGATAATAAAAAAGTATGGCAACTTTTTGGAACCGATTCTCAGACCGCTAGAGCAGGATTGGGTGATCTTTTATCTGGATTTATAGCTGGCAGTTCTGCGATTGATTTAACCTTTTGTAGAAATATAACAACAGATTTTTTTGCTAGATACGTACTTTTGCATTCATTTTCTGCATCAAAGTGCAAAAAAGGGTCAAATGCTTCTGCTATTGGAGACGAATTGTCGAAATTAATGAGAAATAGAAAAATGAGACAAATATCTTGA